In Candidatus Hydrogenedentota bacterium, a single genomic region encodes these proteins:
- the mdh gene encoding malate dehydrogenase, with translation MSVGKKFKIASIGAGNVGATAAQYCLELELGDVVLTDIAEGVPQGKALDLTEAGPIRGYSSQCTGTNDLKDIEGADVVIVTAGLPRKPGMSRQDLLAVNGGIITQVCEGIKTYAPNSTVIIVTNPLDVMVYLAYKKLGFPAERVIGMAGCLDSSRMRSFVAMELGVSMKNVDTMVLGSHGDDMVPLPHYTTVSGIPITKLLPQDRIDAIVERTRKGGGEIVALLKTGSAYYAPAASAVRMAQSIIRDEKQLLPCAALLTGQYGLDDIYMGVPCVLGKNGVEKILELEISDADRASLHKSAEEVRTGIQELKNAGVL, from the coding sequence ATGTCCGTCGGAAAGAAATTCAAGATCGCATCTATCGGCGCCGGTAACGTGGGCGCTACCGCCGCCCAGTACTGCCTGGAGCTCGAACTCGGCGACGTGGTGCTGACCGATATCGCCGAAGGCGTGCCCCAGGGCAAGGCCCTCGACCTCACCGAAGCCGGCCCCATCCGCGGTTACAGCAGCCAGTGCACCGGCACCAATGACCTGAAGGACATTGAAGGCGCGGATGTCGTCATCGTCACCGCCGGCCTGCCCCGCAAGCCGGGAATGAGCCGCCAGGACCTGCTGGCCGTAAACGGCGGCATCATCACCCAGGTCTGCGAAGGCATCAAAACCTACGCCCCCAACTCCACCGTCATCATCGTCACCAATCCCCTCGACGTCATGGTTTACCTCGCCTATAAGAAACTCGGCTTCCCGGCGGAACGCGTCATCGGCATGGCCGGCTGCCTCGACAGCTCCCGCATGCGCTCCTTCGTCGCCATGGAACTCGGCGTCAGCATGAAGAACGTGGACACCATGGTACTCGGCTCCCACGGCGACGACATGGTGCCCCTGCCCCACTATACCACCGTCTCCGGCATCCCGATCACCAAGCTCCTGCCCCAGGACCGCATCGACGCCATCGTCGAGCGCACGCGCAAGGGCGGCGGCGAGATCGTGGCCCTGCTCAAGACCGGCAGCGCCTACTACGCCCCCGCCGCGAGCGCCGTCCGCATGGCCCAGAGCATCATCCGCGATGAGAAGCAGCTCCTCCCCTGCGCCGCCCTGCTGACCGGCCAGTATGGCCTGGACGACATCTACATGGGCGTGCCCTGCGTCCTCGGTAAGAACGGTGTCGAGAAGATCCTCGAACTGGAAATCTCCGACGCGGATCGCGCCTCCCTTCACAAGTCCGCCGAAGAAGTCCGCACGGGCATTCAGGAACTCAAGAACGCGGGCGTCCTGTAA
- a CDS encoding FmdB family transcriptional regulator, with the protein MPIYTYQVIHDDGTEGEVFEHVHGMSEPALTEHPETGEKVVRVFQSPHIAGSGHERIQKQNTSDKNLERLGFTKYVKNGKGHYEKHVGKGPDNLSPGD; encoded by the coding sequence ATGCCCATATACACCTATCAAGTCATTCACGATGACGGCACCGAAGGCGAAGTCTTCGAGCACGTCCACGGGATGAGCGAGCCCGCCCTGACGGAACACCCCGAAACGGGCGAAAAGGTCGTTCGCGTTTTTCAGTCGCCCCACATCGCCGGCTCCGGCCACGAGCGGATTCAGAAGCAGAACACGAGCGACAAGAATCTGGAGCGGTTGGGCTTCACCAAGTACGTCAAGAATGGAAAGGGCCATTACGAGAAACATGTTGGCAAGGGACCGGACAATCTGAGCCCGGGCGATTGA
- the lspA gene encoding signal peptidase II yields the protein MTYKNRITLILTIVAVSVVLDQATKRMAIAWLMSSPPHIYLGDFFRLQYAENTGAFLGLFGKMSETLRQILLVGFNSVILAVVSGFLFFSRDMAKLVAVALALILSGGIGNLIDRVAYGGIVVDFMNMGLPWVSIRGWEPRTGIFNVADLAIVGGLVLMVIAELFKTNAPDEAPEATAED from the coding sequence ATGACCTATAAGAACCGCATTACCCTGATCCTGACCATTGTTGCCGTCAGCGTGGTCCTCGATCAGGCCACGAAGCGCATGGCTATTGCCTGGCTGATGAGTTCCCCGCCTCACATTTATCTCGGCGATTTCTTCCGGCTCCAGTATGCGGAAAATACCGGCGCGTTTCTCGGGCTCTTCGGGAAAATGTCGGAAACGCTACGCCAGATATTACTCGTCGGTTTCAATTCCGTGATCCTCGCCGTGGTCTCGGGCTTCCTCTTCTTCTCCCGCGACATGGCCAAGCTGGTGGCCGTGGCCCTGGCCCTCATCCTGTCCGGCGGCATAGGCAATCTCATCGATCGCGTGGCCTACGGCGGCATCGTGGTCGACTTCATGAACATGGGCCTTCCCTGGGTGAGTATCCGGGGCTGGGAGCCCCGCACCGGCATCTTCAACGTCGCCGATCTCGCCATCGTCGGCGGGCTCGTGCTCATGGTGATCGCGGAGCTCTTCAAGACCAATGCGCCCGATGAAGCGCCCGAGGCGACTGCGGAAGACTGA
- a CDS encoding 1-acyl-sn-glycerol-3-phosphate acyltransferase, translated as MHENTNIRTSVGPVASLFGKICLRLMGWREASPQPAVPKYVLTAAPHTTNMDLFYMLFGTLAMKIPATWMMKDTAFWWPAGMIWRKLGGVPVNRRAATNVVHQIVEVFNSREDLALLIAPEGTRKEVKHWKLGFYWMALQAKVPIVPGYINHQTKRIGVGEPIYLTGDIEQDFQKIRDFYQDVVGIYPDYDERQAKRPPVKRGGD; from the coding sequence TTGCACGAGAATACCAATATTCGCACTTCCGTGGGGCCTGTTGCCAGCCTCTTTGGCAAGATCTGTCTTCGGCTCATGGGTTGGCGCGAGGCCAGTCCACAGCCTGCCGTTCCGAAGTATGTGCTCACGGCCGCACCCCACACGACGAACATGGACCTCTTCTACATGCTCTTCGGGACCCTGGCGATGAAAATACCGGCCACGTGGATGATGAAAGACACGGCCTTCTGGTGGCCTGCCGGTATGATCTGGCGCAAGCTCGGCGGTGTGCCGGTGAATCGCCGCGCCGCGACGAATGTGGTACATCAGATCGTGGAGGTGTTTAACAGCCGGGAGGATCTGGCGCTGCTGATCGCGCCGGAAGGCACGCGCAAGGAAGTGAAGCACTGGAAGCTGGGCTTCTACTGGATGGCGCTGCAGGCGAAGGTGCCGATCGTGCCGGGTTATATCAACCACCAGACCAAGCGCATCGGCGTGGGCGAGCCCATTTACCTGACGGGCGATATTGAGCAGGACTTCCAGAAGATTCGAGATTTCTACCAGGACGTTGTGGGCATTTATCCGGACTACGACGAGCGGCAGGCGAAGCGCCCGCCGGTAAAGCGCGGGGGCGATTGA
- a CDS encoding lysophospholipase: MPESCFCRSWPPEQSPQAHLVIVHGYAEHSGRYEALARELNDAGLHVHACDLRGHGETPGKRGQIKDFTTLVADLRHFVDQTRERVGGKPLFILGHSMGGLLTAHYLAGEPIGICGAIFSSPLMAIPDHVAPLLLRMSGLLSRVAPGLPVDRIESKGIARDPEVVRAYDTDPHVYHGPIRARTGAELAHAIQALPDIVPRITTPFLVFHGTADTIAPPSGIQLLIERAGSTDKTRFWVEGGYHELLNDTGRGEVIQKVLAWIGRHHASSGGH, encoded by the coding sequence ATGCCCGAATCCTGCTTCTGCCGCTCCTGGCCCCCGGAACAGAGCCCCCAGGCTCACCTGGTCATCGTTCACGGCTACGCCGAGCACAGCGGTCGCTATGAAGCCCTCGCCCGCGAGTTAAACGATGCGGGCCTGCACGTCCACGCATGCGACCTGCGAGGTCATGGTGAAACCCCCGGCAAACGCGGACAGATCAAGGACTTTACAACGCTCGTCGCGGACCTGCGCCATTTCGTTGATCAAACACGTGAAAGGGTCGGTGGAAAGCCCCTGTTCATCCTCGGCCACAGCATGGGCGGCCTGCTCACCGCGCACTACCTGGCCGGGGAGCCAATCGGAATTTGTGGCGCGATCTTTTCAAGCCCCCTGATGGCCATTCCGGATCATGTCGCGCCACTCCTGCTGCGAATGTCCGGGCTCTTGAGCAGGGTAGCACCGGGACTCCCGGTAGACCGAATCGAAAGCAAGGGCATCGCCAGGGATCCGGAAGTCGTCCGGGCTTACGACACCGATCCCCACGTCTACCATGGCCCAATTCGCGCCCGAACCGGGGCGGAGCTCGCCCACGCCATCCAGGCCCTGCCCGACATAGTGCCCAGGATTACCACCCCCTTCCTCGTCTTCCACGGCACCGCCGATACCATCGCCCCGCCGTCGGGAATCCAGTTGCTCATCGAACGCGCCGGCAGTACCGACAAGACCCGTTTTTGGGTTGAAGGCGGATATCATGAATTGCTGAACGACACCGGCCGCGGGGAAGTCATTCAGAAGGTACTGGCCTGGATCGGCCGACATCACGCGTCGAGTGGCGGTCATTGA